Sequence from the Papaver somniferum cultivar HN1 unplaced genomic scaffold, ASM357369v1 unplaced-scaffold_150, whole genome shotgun sequence genome:
TTGGCTGAGCTGATCGAGTCTTATGTTGGTATCTGTTGTGCCTTGCTAACACCTTCCCTCAAGGTGAACCGCAGTCTACGAAGGTTCAACTTGTCTCTAAGAAATTCAAATCTTGGTGATGGTAGTCCCTTCGTGAAGACATCTGCTAACTGATCCTTCGAGCTAATGAACTTTACAGACAATTGTCGTCGTGCAACCCTTTCTCGAACAAAATGATAATCTATTTCTATATGCTTCGTCCGCGCATGAAACACAGGATTAGCTGTTAAATACGTAGCGCCTAAGTTGTCACACCATAATGAAGGAGGATATGGCAGAGATATACCCAGTTCTCGAAGTAAAGACTGTATCCATATTAGCTCCGAAGTGGCTATTGCGACTCCACGATATTCTGCCTCTGTACTAGATTTGGATACAGTTTTCTGTTTCCTGGCACTCCAAGAGATGAGGTTACCACCAAAATAGATGCAATAACCACTAGTTGAGCGACGATCATCTAAATTGCCAGCCCAGTCTGCATCTGAGTAAGCATGAAGAGTGTATTCCTTGCCAGGTTTGAAAAACAATCCATGTTCAATAGTATTTTTCAGATACCTCAGGATACGCTTCACCAACTCCCAATGTTCTACATAAGGGTCATGCATATATTGACACGCTTTATTGACAGACACAGCTATATCAGGTCGCGTGATATGAAGATACTGCAAGGCCCCAACTATACTTCTGTATGATGTTGCATCCTGAAACTTCGAACTGCCTTGCTTCTGTAGTTTTGCATTAGCAGCTAACGGTGTCGAAACCGGTTTGATACCATCAAATTTGGTTTTATGTAGCAGATCAGCGATGTACTTTCTCTGGGAAAGCACCAAAGTTTGACCTTGCCGCAATACCTCTACGCCTAAAAAGTACGACAGTTCACCCATATCCTTCACAGCAAATGCTTTGCCTAGATCTGTAACAAGAAGATCAACTGTGGCATCATGAGAACCAGTTATAattatgtcatcaacatatatcAAAACATATGTTGTAGAGCTGCCAGAGTGTTGTACGAACAGTGAGGAGTCTGCAATAGAGGCTTTGAAACCCAAATGAATTAGATAGCTACTCAGCTTAGAGAACCAGGCTCGAGGGGCCTGTTTTAAGCCATACAATGACTTGTGGAGCTTGCACACATGATTAGGATAATTGGAATCGATATACCCAGGAGGTTGCTTCATGAACACGTCTTCTTCCAGATCACCATGCAAAAAGGCGTTCTCAACATCTAGCTGACGTAATTTCTATTGATGCATGACAGCTATAGAGAGTACCAAACGAATAGTGCAGGGCTTAATGACCGGTGAGAAAGTTTCACCAAAGTCAATGCCCTCTTGTTGATTGAACCCCTTGGCTACCAAACGAGCTTTTCGTTTATCAATCGTACCATCTGGCTTGTGTTTAACACGAAATACCCACTTGCAACCCACAACATTCATACCATCTTCATACTTGACAAGTGAGTACGTGCCATTACGAATTAACGCATTAATCTGCACATCCATAGCATCCATCCATTCTGGATATTTGCTTGCCTGCGAATAACATGTCGGTTCCAGAAAATCGTTGTCTTGCAGTGGGTGCTTAGTGGCCAGAAGAGTAAGTCTATGAATTGGATTTGTAATGCCAGCTTTCCCCCGTGTGACCATTGTATGTCCAGGTAACGTCTGCAAAGGAGTTGTAGGCAGTTCTGTAGTAGTGGCAGCTGAAGAAGACATATTTGGTGAAGCGGCAGAGGATTGCACTGGTGATGTAGCTGCTGTAGACACTGGTGAAGGTGGGTTCACTATTGGtaggacaccagaattttgttgaaCAGCTGGCATATTCTGTGATGGATGAAAAACTGGGGAGGCAAGTATATCAGTACTTGTAGAGTTTTCATGTGGACAAAGCGCAGGAGAGTGCTGTAGAGGGGACGAGAATGGGAatacttcttcttcaaatctaacATGGCGAGAAATATACTGCCTGTTCGTAGGTTGATGGAGACAAATGTAACCCTTGTGAGATGAACTGTAGCCTAGGAAGATACAAGGCAAGGACCTAGGCTCTAGTTTGTGTGTATTATAAGAGCGAAGACATGGATATGCAAGACAGCCAAACACACGTAAGAATTTGTAATCTGGCTTCTTATTAAAAAGTAATTCAAGAGGAGTTTTTACTTCAGTGTTGGATTTAGGAAGTCTATTAATAAGATAACAGGCTGTAGTAAATGCATCAGACCAGAATTCTTTTGGAAGATGGGCATGAAACAAAAGGGCTAGACCACTCTCTGTAACATGGCGAATGCGTCGCTCAGCGAGTCCATTTTGTGCTGAAGTGTGTGGACAGGAAAATCTATGTTGGATACCACAATTGTTAAGATATGATGTGAGCTTCTTATATTCTAATGCATTATCAGATTGGAAAACTTGAATTTTGTAACCTGTTAAATTTTCAATTTGTTTGTGAAATAGGGTGAAGACATGGAATGTATCAGAACGTTTAACCAAGGGAAAAACCCAAGTATAATGCGAAAAGACATCCATTAACAACATGTAGTATTTAAAAACAGTCCTGGATAGTTTAGGAGACACCCAGATATCAGAAACTAGGAGACTTAATGGTTTATTAATTGTTGTAGAACTATTGGAAAAGGGAAGTTTCCTACTCTTGCTTAGATGACAAGAGTGACAGAATTGAAACTTCTTATTGAAAACTGGAAGAGAAAAATTATTAAGAACTTTTGAGACTGTGCTTAGCATTGGATGACCCAGCCTCTGGTGCCATACAGGTAGACTAGCAGAAATAAAAGTGGTTGGAGATGGCAACTTAGACTTGTCACCTATACCATCGAAAACATAAAGCCCATTCTCATTCCGCCCCTGTAGCAGTGCTTGCCCCGTGCATTTGTCCTTCACAACAAAAAAACTTGTGTGAAACTCAAAGTATACGTTATTATCTCTACAAAACTGATAGACAGACAAAAGATTTGTGTTTATCTTAGGCACATGATAAACATTTTTGAGGTAATAGCTTCGATTATTATAGGAGAAGGATGTGTTACCAATATGCGCAATAGCTAAAGTATTACCATTACCAACGCGCACTTCATCCGTGCCATCATACTCATGAGGAATACACAGATTCCTCATATCAGCTGTCATATGATGCATAGCACCAGAGTCAGTCACCCATTGTTGTGCGTCTAATCGTCCAGGCATAGCTATATAAGCAGCTGGATTCTTCTGTGAAGCTGTTTTGCTCTTCTCATATCGAAACCAGCATCGGTCCGCAGAGTGATTTTTCTTTTTGCAAATCTGGCAGATAACATCCCCAGTAGCATGTGTCTGCTGATGTTGCCCACGACGGAAGTGATTATTGTTTGGAGGGATCGGCCCCCTGTGTTGATGATTAGAGCGTCTTGTTTCGTTTCTCCCAGGTCCAGCTGAGCTTGAGGTGACATAGTTTGCCACCGGTTCTTGAATTTGTGCTAATTGTTGTTCAACACGCATCTCAAAGGATAAGAGATGGGAGTTGAAGGTCTGAATATCCATACCTTCAACGGTACTTAACGCAGTGACAACTGGATCATATGTCTGATTCAGGCCATTGCTAATGCACTGCTTCTTTTCTTCAGAAGAGACAATGTAGCCAGATGCTGCAAGCTGATCAAATAGACTTTTAGCATCATTGAGATATGTTTTTAAAGATTTGTTACCTTTAGTCATGCAGTGAAGTTGCTTCTTAAGACAACTTTGGTGTGCAAAAGTCTTGGGAGCAAACTCAGCGTCCAATTTATCCCAGATTTCCTTTGACGTTGTTAGTTCTGCCACTGTGCTCAAAACCTCAGGGGTGAGCATTGAGTTTAGCCATCCAACGATTAATGAGTCTTGGGATTCATACGCATGAAAATCAGGATTAATGTCTTCACTGCCAGGAAGATTTCTGGCTGGTTTGATTTTGGATCCATCTACAAATCCTGTAAGATCATAGCCTTTCAAGATTGGACGAAACTGAGCCTTCCAAAGCAGATGATTGATGCCAGTGTGTTTGAGGTTAACCAGGTGATGAATTTGCACCTGACGAAGTGTGTTTGTGTTTTCAGCCATTGGAACGAGGGTGATGAGTTGCCGGTGATTAggtttttgctgtttttttttttgtaggttttGTGGTGGAGTATTAGCGGAAACGAGCTTGGATCAAGGCTGATACCAAGTCAGATTTTGTGTTTAAGATAGAAAGACTTCCACAGTATTTGATTGTGGAGTCATGTGGTATTTATATCTTCAAGAGCAGCACATACAGGGAGATCAGTTACAACTGTGTTAGCTATTCTACAGCTAACAAAATACATTATTATCGCTAACAAACGAACATGAAGATAGCATGAAGACTCTCCCTGTAAACTCGGTCCTGTTGGCTGAGCTGATCGAGTCTTATGTTGGTATCTGTTGTGCCTTGCTAACAATTAGACTCTAAAGTCAGTGAGTTAAACTTTTACCTGAAACTAAAAAGAAACAAACTTCAATGAACCACAATGGTAGAGCAAAAATTTTTTTTGCCCCCTTGGTGTATGAGTCCGGGCTCCGATTCAGCCACATTATAATTGCCTTCTTGATAAGAATTTTCGTAGagaatgatcttttttttttatcaataaaacaatataattttatataaaaaaataaagcaCACAATTACAATACCTTTGAAGCATAAATGCCAAAGGCGAAAGTAAACAACAAAGATTTAGCAACGAAGCGATTATAAAGATTTTAGCAACGAAGCGATTATTTCCGAATTAATTCTTCCCATTTGAAGACTAAAGTTTCAAAACTAATACCGCTAAGAGCTTTGGAAGGACGAGACCAATACAAAATATTTGCCTTTATTTCTAAAATGATCTTTTGAGCGTCTATCTCTTTTACCTCTACTTCAAACATTCGTTGATTCCGCTCTTTCCAAATGTTCCAGCAAATTGCATAAGATAGAACGTTTCAAATAAAATTCCCACTTTTTGTGTAGTCTGTTCTACAACCTCTGTTTCTGAaaaataggcaggtttgtgtgCAAATATACACACAAACAAACCTATTAATTAGAAACGGAGGGTGTACATAACAATATGACTGTAACGACCCTCAAGcacgtcaatgctattagactagtcaagagacgatatAGCCGCTAATGgctcgattaattagagacgaACGTTATTTAATAGAAACTAATCTaataacgatttagatacgaaattagtaccatcgaataggtctcgaaaagttatgcgaactGGACTACTCGAACGCGTAAAACGAATACCGGACGATGAAGATACGAGACTTGGAAGATGGAGTAGGAATAAGTCAAACTGTGTTGACTCGCCGTTGACCTTGCCTGTGACCGGTACCTTGCCCGTTTGACCGGACCTTTGGTTAGTAAAAGGCCATCCCTTAGTAACTATGAAAAGGTGGTAGTAGTGGTGGAGGTGTAAATCAATCAAATATTatgaaatcaatcaaattaattaaATAAAGGAGGGAGGAGTCATCTTTTTCACGTGGTGGGAGTTGGAGGCAGGGCCGGCCCTGAGGCAAAGTCAACGAAGGTTGACTTTGGGGCAGCAACGAAAGGGGCAGtaaaaataggattttatttagggggtttgtgataaaaaaaatgaaaatgaaggtTTAAAACATGAGTACAGAAAGTAAAAAGGATGTATAGGAAGATAAGTAGGGGGCATATTATGAATAAGAACTTACTTTAAAGGTTTATTGCTCAATATATAATAAATATCATATATTACAGAGATTTTTTTCTCTCGATTTTTCTATCAAAATATCGTCTTCTTCCTTATTTCCTTCCCTGCTCCTCTGGCTCTTCGTCTTCGGCTCTTCCACTTGAGCCATTGTTGCGACACCACCATCTCCACGGTAAGTAGAATCAAAACACCAATTCAATCATGAAGCATAAGATAGATTGACATTtatatattataattgattttgcATCTAATCTTTGGTTTTCAGTTAGTATAACTTAACTGTATTTTTAGGGCAAAAAGTTTTAAACACCCAATTCAATCATAAGAATAGATGATCATGTATGTTCTATGATTGATTTTAAATGTTATCTTTTGATTCTCAGTTAACATTATTTAATTGTAtattttagggaaatttttttttaattgaaccCCCAATTTTTAGtgaaatttttttgtttgttgttcttgtttGCTGAGCATTTTTCTTTGTTGAATCAATGGCAGGTATGCCTCTGAAAAGAAAACAATCATCTGGATGTCAAAATAGGAAGAACCAAAAAAAGAGATTGGCATCTACTAAATCTCTTGCAGGTTATTTTGATAAGTTTTTGATTAGGAATCAACCAATAGTTGGGAACGCCACCAACGAAGATGATGCTACAGATGATAAGGGTATGAATGAGAACGATGGTATTGCTGATAATGGTATGAATGAGGGGAATGTAAGTGATGGGACTGCTGATAATGGGATTGAGGAGGATAATGTGAATGTTGGTGTTGCTAATAATGGTGTTAATGAGGGGATTAATGGGAATGtgaatgttgttgttgctgataatGGTGTTAATGACAATGAGAATTATGGATGTGCTGCTAACAGTATGAATGATGGTGTCTATGAGGTGAATAATGAGAataaaggttctgatggtgataataGAGATAGAAATGAGGATGATGCAAACACAACAGCATAAAATAATGAAGTTGGAAATTGTGGTGATAAGTTAACAGATAGAGACATGCTTGATCCAGGtaattgggaaacaattgataaaaAACTTGTTGATTTTTTGGTAGAGAAGGGTCTGGTAAGAGTTGACAATATCATATTCCCTAGAGATGACAAGAACGATTGTTTCTCTAGCTATCATTACTTTCGGAAATTGAGAAATTTTGAGAAACAAGATAAAAGATGGTTAGTGTATTCGAAAACTTTGGACAAGGTATTCTGTTTTCGTTGTAAACTGTTCATGAAAAGGGAAAGTAATTATCAGTTGTGCAGTACTGGGTTTAATGATTGGAATAACCTAAGTGGAAGACTCGCAAGTCATGAAAACTGTGGAGTGCATCATCGTTGTATGTATGATTGGCTTGAGTTGGAATTAAGATTGAGAAAGGAAAAAACTATCGACAAAAGAATACAAGAACAGATCAACAAAGAGAGAAAACATTATAAAGAAGTATTGGAGAGGATGAAGGATGGAGTGTTGTTTCTAGCGAAGAATGGTTTAGCATTTCGTGGCGATAATGAGAAAGTTTATACAAAAAACAATGGTAACTTCTTAAGCTTCATAGAGACACTTGGAAAATATGATCCCGTGTTAAAGTATCACCTGGAGAGCATTGAAAAGAATGAAATGCGTACTCATTATCTCAGCCACAAGATTCAAAACGAACTGATTTCAATGCTGGCCGATGCAACGAGAAAGATTATTGTCAAGAAAATCCACGAAGCCAAATACTTTTCAGTTATTCTTGATTGTACTCCTGATGTTTCTCGCAGGGAACAAATGTCTATTATCATCTGATGCGTAGATGTTTCAACAGCAAGAATCGAAGAGTATTATCTTGGGTTTTTGCGAGTGGAAGATAAAACAGGAGAAGGTTTATTTTTTGAACTTGAAGATGCATTAATCAATCTTGGGTTAAACATTGATGATATAAGAGTACAAGGGTATGACAATGGAGCAAACATGAAAGGAAAACATAAAGGTGTGCAGGCAAGATTACTCGAGATCAATCCAAGAGCTTTCTACACACCATGTGCTTGTCGTAGTCTTAATCTCATACTTTCAGATATGGCCAAGTCTTGTCCTAAAGAAAGTTCTTTTTTTGGATCCATACAACGTATTTATACACTTTTTTCAGCTTCAACCAACCGGTGGGATGTATTTAAAGAGGATATTTGAAAGAAGGGATGGACACTTAAACCGTTGTCAGATACACGGTGGGAAATCCGTGTCGCAAGTGTCAAAGCAATAAGATACCAAGCTCCAAAAATTCGAAATGCTTTAGAGAGATTGCGAGATTCATCCCCTATCTCTCAAGAAGTCAGCACTGCCGACAGCTTAGTAAGTTTTGACTTgcataattttgaattttatctTAGCTTGACTATCTGGTATAGACTTCTGTTTGCTGTTAATACTGTGAGTAAGTCATTGCAATCTAAAGATATGGACATCGGTGTTGCTATACAACAAATGAAAGGTCTTATTGAGTTTTTTAAAGACTTTAGAGTAAATGGGTTTcaaaaggcaatggatgaagctaaggAGATTGCAAGAGCGATGGGAACTGAACCTACATTTCGTGAAGTTCGTAAAACCCGTACTACCGAACCAACATCAGGTGAGGAGTTTTTTAGAAAAAATTACTTCTTATATATAGTAGATAGTGCTATGTCTTCATTCCGAACCAGATTTGAACAATTTCAAATGTACGAAGAAATATTTGGGTTTTTGTATGACTTGAACAAGTTGAAatatatgagtgaggatgaattGATGAGTGCATGTGTTCCACTTGAAGCTTATTTGAAGCATGGTAGATCTAGTGATATTGATGGCAGGGAATTATGTATGGAACTAATCGTCATGCGAATTGTACTACCTAGTTCGTGTAGTAAGCCAATCGATGTCTTACAATTTTTACTAAGAATGGGTGGTTGTTACCCTAATGCATGGATTGCTTATAGGATATTGCTTACGATTCCAGTCACAGTCGCCTCCGCGGAAAGAAGTTTTTCTAAGCTAAAATTGATTTTCTCGTATCTTCGATCAACTATGTCGCAGGAAAAGACTAGTAGGATTATCTATGTTAGCAATTGAAAATGACATGGCTATGCAAGTTGATTTTAAAATTGTACTTTCTGATTTCGCATCCAGGAATGTAAGAAGGGTCATTTTCGAATAGATGGTAATCTGTGTTATTATTCGAATCGAATGaacttttattattattgtttttttgaaTATATGTTCTGTTGAGATATTTGACAAGCTTGTGGAAACATTTGGGAACTTAATATATGTATTTATAGGCTTAAATATGACAGAAAATGAGGCTAACATAGTTTGTACACCACCTTATGCTCCTGACTGTAGTTTGCTGGGGGGCAACATTTTTTGGGTAAGCTTTGGGGCAGCAAAATGCCAGGGCCGGCCCTGGTTGGAGGTGTTGGCGTTTGGAGAAGTTTGAATGTGTGGGTTAAGTAGGAGCTGTAGGTTTAGTTAGGGATATGTAAAGAGAGTGGTTTTgagagaataaagagaagaagtGATAGGTAGTAGAGAAATAGAGATGATTAGATGGAAACCGTAAGAGAGGGATTACTGATATGCTTGTTGAATGATGGAAAGAGTGAAGAGTGGCTATGAGAACCTTGAGTAAGTTATTAGCAGTAACCAAAGAAAAATAGAAGTAATAAATAGAGAGATGGATGAGGTGCATACTCTTGGTGGTGAAGCTCTTGTGATGGACTTAATTAATTAATGGTGGGATGATTACTTGTTCATGATGATGGATAATAAGAACTCCCTAACGGATTAAGGTAACCCTTGTATTTTATTCTAGTTTGTTAATTATGCTTTGGGTAGCTCTTAGATGTTAATTTTAGTTATAATCAGTGATGTTCTTGTTTATGAAAATCTATGATTTTATGTACATGGTATTTTGTTAATTGGCCTATATGTAGAGACTTTATTAGGAACCTTCGATTGAGATTTAGATATACCTCTATAAATGATAATTGTAGTACGCCGGTTGAGCTATCAGTAAATATTAAGTTTGATCCAATCAGTTAAATAACGAGTGATTTATGGTTGATCGAAGTTTAGTCGACGCAGCAAATACCATGTAGAAACAGTCACGAAGATCAATATGAATGAGCTTGGAAAGATAGGTTATAGTTATATCTGGAAAATAATTAGTAGGAAAAAGTTGCAGAGAGGGATCCCGTGATTCTAATAAGCCATATTCTGCTTAGTTTGGATATATAGGTTGTAATATATAGACCCTTGAA
This genomic interval carries:
- the LOC113336080 gene encoding N66 matrix protein-like, whose amino-acid sequence is MAGMPLKRKQSSGCQNRKNQKKRLASTKSLAGYFDKFLIRNQPIVGNATNEDDATDDKGMNENDGIADNGMNEGNVSDGTADNGIEEDNVNVGVANNGVNEGINGNVNVVVADNGVNDNENYGCAANSMNDGVYEVNNENKGSDGDNRDRNEDDANTTA
- the LOC113336081 gene encoding uncharacterized protein LOC113336081, which produces MLDPGNWETIDKKLVDFLVEKGLVRVDNIIFPRDDKNDCFSSYHYFRKLRNFEKQDKRWLVYSKTLDKVFCFRCKLFMKRESNYQLCSTGFNDWNNLSGRLASHENCGVHHRCMYDWLELELRLRKEKTIDKRIQEQINKERKHYKEVLERMKDGVLFLAKNGLAFRGDNEKVYTKNNGNFLSFIETLGKYDPVLKYHLESIEKNEMRTHYLSHKIQNELISMLADATRKIIVKKIHEAKYFSVILDSRIEEYYLGFLRVEDKTGEGLFFELEDALINLGLNIDDIRVQGYDNGANMKGKHKGVQARLLEINPRAFYTPCACRSLNLILSDMANLTIWYRLLFAVNTVSKSLQSKDMDIGVAIQQMKGLIEFFKDFRVNGFQKAMDEAKEIARAMGTEPTFREVRKTRTTEPTSGEEFFRKNYFLYIVDSAMSSFRTRFEQFQMYEEIFGFLYDLNKLKYMSEDELMSACVPLEAYLKHGRSSDIDGRELCMELIVMRIVLPSSCSKPIDVLQFLLRMGGCYPNAWIAYRILLTIPVTVASAERSFSKLKLIFSYLRSTMSQEKTSRIIYVSN